Within Melospiza georgiana isolate bMelGeo1 chromosome 21, bMelGeo1.pri, whole genome shotgun sequence, the genomic segment ctgccctgctgaAGGCTTTGTGCAGTTCCCTgctgtccagccctgctccccaccGAGGTTCTCTGCACCAGGCGGTTCAGGTTGCTGTTCAGGTGTGGGGTGAAGACATCCAGGTCAAAGGGATCGATGTGTCCCTCCAGGAAGTCGATGACCTTCTcaatcctgcaggcagagcaagAGAGCTCCTGTCAGGGGTGACATCCTGGTGAtgccagctctggagcagccagggattTCCTGTCTGGGGTgactgagcacagcaggaattACTCGGCACAGGGGCAGCTGCCCCAAGGGTTCCCAGCTCTTACACAACCCAAACTGCTCCCCGTGGCACCTCCCAGGGCTTTGACTCTTGGCTGGAAGCTCAACTGCTCTGTCCAGGGGCACCCTCTGAGGGTATCCTATGGACACCTGGCCCCAGAACCCTCCTCTGGTTTGAGGATGAGCTTGGTGTTTGTGCAGTGTCAGAGCTTGGAGCTTGCACTGGTCCAGGGCCCCCCAAAGCCCTGCTGGAGGATGTGAACCCCAGAATGTGCCATACCCGGAGTCCTGCTTGATCCTGCTGGGTTTTGTGTCCTCACTCTTGGCTGTCAGGATGATGCTGAGGTACCTCAGGTCGTAGAGtagctgcagggctctgctctgggtcAGGGGGAAGCTGTCTGGCCTCTGCaaacaggacaggcaggaatgggctcctccctggcacagggcacactgCCCAAGGAGCAACATCTGAGAACACCAAGGCCAAGGCACAACCAGAGTGTGAAATCTGGTGCCTGCCTTTCCAGGGTGTTCCCTTTCCAGCTGGCAGGACAGGCATTGTAACGCTGTCATTTTTCTGTTCCAGGAGCTGGATGTgccccagcattcccagccacctcctccctcccatcccacagccagGTACCTTCTCCTGCTTCTGCTCCACCAGCTTCCCATAGGCAGCCAGCACCTCTGCCatgcagctcctgagcagctcctgcagggtcacCCTGGGCAGGGTGTGCCCACCGACCCTGTTCAcctcctggcacaggctgaACAGCAGGCACTGCACGTGCCACGAGGGCTGGGCAGAGAACAGAGTTTgtttgcagctgctctgtgaactCCATTCCCCTCCACATCCCTTCTGCTGCCTGGTGGGAGGGTCCCACTCAGAGCagccacaaagctctgccccacagctcgGCTCAGGTATCTCACAGGGTCTGGGGTACTGACACCCCAGATTTCGGGTTACAGCGGCTCCCAAAGCCCCCAAAAGATTTTACCAGACACTGAGTGCAGTGAGAAGAGAATTGCCTGTTAATCTTCTGCCCACCCACTCCCTGGGGGTGTTCTTCCCTCACCTCCTGGGCCTCCTGCATTCTCACccagctgcttttcccctcAGATAACAGAATTCACTGCAGAAGGCTCACTGCATTTCCCTGTCCAGCCCCTCCCGTGCTGTGCAAACACAGAACTCACTCCAGGCCTGGCTCTCCTCCCCTCTGCCacctgctctgtccctgtgagGCCCTTCCTGTGCCACCACCACACCCTTGGGAagcctcagctccctcaggattCCACAGtcccactgctgcagccctgtcctCCGATGCACCCAGCTTCCATGGAACCTCTGTGTTTAAACCAGGCCTAAGTCCTCCTCTGGCTCAGTTTTACAGGATCTGGGCCAACCTTCCTCGTAGAGATAAACAGCAATAATGACCTATTTCCTTCCTCTGACCTCTGTCCTCATGAGGTGAGTGTCTCAGAGAGCACCACCGAGTGTTTGTCCCCTGCTGGTGACACCAAACACCCTCCCCAGCACTCAGCAAGTGGTtctggagccagctgggctcGTCCCTCAGGCTGTCCCTCGTACCTGCACTGGCAGCCGGATCTTGGATGTCACACTGCTCCCAGACTCGGTCTCCTCCTGGATTTCAATCTCGTCCCAGTTGGTGGCTGtggccaggacagagccagctGTGTCCAGCAGCAACGTGTGGGTGAAGCACTGAACCAGGGCCTGGAGCACAACAATGAAAGTCCCAATCACAGGACACTTCTAACAAAGCCAAGGCCACCCTGCCTGTGACCTGCTGCACCCCTCAAAGTGACCCTCATGAACACCAagcccctgcagccaccctgtgaccaggcagcagcacagggagctctgggcagccccagtGATGAAACCCTCCCCAAAACCACCTCTGAGGAGGGAACTGCTCCTTACTTTGGTGACAGCCGAGCTCCAGAGCTGGTAAGccaccaggctctgctgcaggagctctgccttCACCCCCTGCCACTTGGCCAGCTCGGGGGGCACCTCCTGGGCCTTGCCCTTGCCCAGTTTCTTGGCAGAGCGCGGCTCCTTGGGCTcggcgccgcccgcccggcccaGCACGCAGCGCTGCAGGTGCGGGCACAGCtcgggcagggcctggcacagcctggccatgAAGAGCACCGCGTTGAGCCTGGCATCCCCAGGGGCATCCAGCTGGCTCTGGGcgctctggagctgctcctggacgCAGCCCAGGAGGTGCTGGACGCAGGTGACACAGCTGTCacgcagcagctcctgcacggTGCCGGCGTCGGCGAAGCGGTCAAAGGCAGAGCGCGGCGGCTCCTTGGGGACAGAGTCGTCCCCGGGGAGGTAGGACAGGAcatcctccagcctggccttcagCTTGGAGTCCAGCGTGGAGCAGAAGCTCTGCACGCACGGCGTGAGCGCCTGCGCCTTCATGGCCAGCCCGCTGCGGGCGAAGGGCCCGCGCTGCCCCACGCTGACCCACGCCGCGTCCCCGGGCAGGTCCCCGGGGCTCTCCGACCACAGGAACAGGGACACGTTGTGCTCCAGCTGGATCTGCTTGCTCAGGGCACCGCTGCCACCTTTCGCTTCCAGCTCCTGCAAGGCcgcagccagcagctgcttggagctgctggaaatggaGTCGAAGCCTTCCTTGGTCAGAGTCTGCAAGGGAACCAGGAGAAAAACCAAATTCAATGGGACACTAAAACCCACCCTGAGTGCACTGTGAGCTGGCTGAGACAACTCCTGggggagcacagcaaggctccccagggctcagcacccacctgcagcctgtccaggaagagctcctgcagcagctcctgccagaaGGACACAGGCCTGCCCAGCAGGCGCCGGCACACGGcctcccagctgtggctgctggactcgctggacagcagctcccacacgGCATCACggatccctgccagccccttcATGCTCTTCACGTACACCAGCAGCGTCCTCACTCCCGTCCTGATGTCTTCACTGCACCTGCAGGCAAAGTTTCACCCCTGTGAGCAGGTGAGGCCCTGGCGCAGGgtgctgggtgtgctgtgctgcctctggctgCTTCAGtcagggtgaggatgaggaggacgaggggatgaggaggaagcagccaggctgggactgCCCTGTCCCACTCACATGTTGATCCACTGCTGCAGGGTCTCCCTGAGGTACTCCTGGCTGATGGGGTGTGCCAGGGTCCGCAGGGCCGGCTGGAATTCCACCACGGACTCGGGCAGGTACTTGAACCAACTGCTCAGCTTCAgatcctcctgcagcacccctcctctccctgcaggcacagccaggctcagcccagcacgggcaccctgccctcctgcccgcACACCTGGGCAGGTGCAGGCCTCACCTGCGGGGTTCTGGCCcgtgctgctctccagggtgGAGAAGAGCAgcccacagggcagggctggctccggGGGCACCCCCTCGGGCACAGTGTAGAACAGAGCGTGGGCCTGGAACAGCgtggtgctgagcagctccatcaggGAACACACCTG encodes:
- the COG1 gene encoding conserved oligomeric Golgi complex subunit 1 isoform X1, producing MAAPPRGDARKRRPLPVPKMAAAAPPVRAGPGAGAGVAAAMAARGAEAEALFEAHTAAELRAVERRLRAGIEQKREELRQMVGERYRDLIEAADTIAEMRRSAERLLGAVRGLQRGGTARPGPAGTARPPAHQSFYGAAAQLKLLLEVPEQVWGAVEGGRYLPAARLHLLGAHLRRQLQLDTPRARSSAVLARFPILLRQVAAASHLRSTVLQESKALLRCPTGSEQAVAEALCAIMLLEDSSPRQALADFLLARKMAIQQLLNQPHHGAGIKAQVCSLMELLSTTLFQAHALFYTVPEGVPPEPALPCGLLFSTLESSTGQNPAGRGGVLQEDLKLSSWFKYLPESVVEFQPALRTLAHPISQEYLRETLQQWINMCSEDIRTGVRTLLVYVKSMKGLAGIRDAVWELLSSESSSHSWEAVCRRLLGRPVSFWQELLQELFLDRLQTLTKEGFDSISSSSKQLLAAALQELEAKGGSGALSKQIQLEHNVSLFLWSESPGDLPGDAAWVSVGQRGPFARSGLAMKAQALTPCVQSFCSTLDSKLKARLEDVLSYLPGDDSVPKEPPRSAFDRFADAGTVQELLRDSCVTCVQHLLGCVQEQLQSAQSQLDAPGDARLNAVLFMARLCQALPELCPHLQRCVLGRAGGAEPKEPRSAKKLGKGKAQEVPPELAKWQGVKAELLQQSLVAYQLWSSAVTKALVQCFTHTLLLDTAGSVLATATNWDEIEIQEETESGSSVTSKIRLPVQPSWHVQCLLFSLCQEVNRVGGHTLPRVTLQELLRSCMAEVLAAYGKLVEQKQEKRPDSFPLTQSRALQLLYDLRYLSIILTAKSEDTKPSRIKQDSGIEKVIDFLEGHIDPFDLDVFTPHLNSNLNRLVQRTSVLFGLLTGTENQYTSRGGALSSQELHNILPLASSQIRFGLLPLSMSSSRKSKSTARSTERVQGQAAAAVLPREDEARPGSLFRQLLTDDEDAAAPSLFKLGWLSGMTK
- the COG1 gene encoding conserved oligomeric Golgi complex subunit 1 isoform X2, with protein sequence MAARGAEAEALFEAHTAAELRAVERRLRAGIEQKREELRQMVGERYRDLIEAADTIAEMRRSAERLLGAVRGLQRGGTARPGPAGTARPPAHQSFYGAAAQLKLLLEVPEQVWGAVEGGRYLPAARLHLLGAHLRRQLQLDTPRARSSAVLARFPILLRQVAAASHLRSTVLQESKALLRCPTGSEQAVAEALCAIMLLEDSSPRQALADFLLARKMAIQQLLNQPHHGAGIKAQVCSLMELLSTTLFQAHALFYTVPEGVPPEPALPCGLLFSTLESSTGQNPAGRGGVLQEDLKLSSWFKYLPESVVEFQPALRTLAHPISQEYLRETLQQWINMCSEDIRTGVRTLLVYVKSMKGLAGIRDAVWELLSSESSSHSWEAVCRRLLGRPVSFWQELLQELFLDRLQTLTKEGFDSISSSSKQLLAAALQELEAKGGSGALSKQIQLEHNVSLFLWSESPGDLPGDAAWVSVGQRGPFARSGLAMKAQALTPCVQSFCSTLDSKLKARLEDVLSYLPGDDSVPKEPPRSAFDRFADAGTVQELLRDSCVTCVQHLLGCVQEQLQSAQSQLDAPGDARLNAVLFMARLCQALPELCPHLQRCVLGRAGGAEPKEPRSAKKLGKGKAQEVPPELAKWQGVKAELLQQSLVAYQLWSSAVTKALVQCFTHTLLLDTAGSVLATATNWDEIEIQEETESGSSVTSKIRLPVQPSWHVQCLLFSLCQEVNRVGGHTLPRVTLQELLRSCMAEVLAAYGKLVEQKQEKRPDSFPLTQSRALQLLYDLRYLSIILTAKSEDTKPSRIKQDSGIEKVIDFLEGHIDPFDLDVFTPHLNSNLNRLVQRTSVLFGLLTGTENQYTSRGGALSSQELHNILPLASSQIRFGLLPLSMSSSRKSKSTARSTERVQWDAAL